A region from the Malus domestica chromosome 07, GDT2T_hap1 genome encodes:
- the LOC103432821 gene encoding high mobility group B protein 1-like, whose product MKASKGKGPVRKDKKEVLKPVEEIKVGKRKAAIEADKSRRKLAKNAKLGKKDPNKPKRPASAFFVFLEEFRTVYKKEHPNVKAVSAVGKAGGEKWKSMSTAEKAPYEAKAAKRKTEYEKLMKAYNNKEDDEEDDEEEVAERSKPIAKIVEEEESAEEDDEEDDDDDEDED is encoded by the exons ATGAAGGCTTCCAAAGGCAAGGGACCTGTGAGGAAGGACAAGAAAGAAGTATTAAAGCCTGTCGAGGAGAT AAAGGTGGGAAAACGAAAGGCTGCGATTGAGGCTGACAAGAGTCGCCGAAAACTTGCTAAGAACGCAAAATTGGGCAAGAAGGACCCCAATAAACCAAAGAGACCAGCGagtgctttctttgtttttct AGAAGAGTTCAGGACGGTTTACAAGAAAGAGCATCCGAATGTGAAAGCTGTGTCAGCT GTGGGGAAAGCTGGTGGAGAAAAGTGGAAATCTATGTCAACTGCG GAGAAAGCTCCATATGAAGCTAAAGCAGCAAAAAGGAAAACGGAGTATGAAAAACTTATGAAAGCTTACAACAACAAAGAG GATGACGAGGAGGATGACGAGGAAGAAGTTGCTGAAAGGTCAAAACCCATTGCGAAGAttgtggaagaagaagagagtgcTGAG GAAGACGATGAAGAAGATGACGAcgatgatgaagatgaagacTGA